TTGTTGTAAAGCTGTAGCAAATTTATGTAAAGCGCTAGTCGGACCCGATCGCTGAGCAAGAGTGAAGGCTATGAGATCGCGCATTCCCGAAATTGTTTCAGTAATTTCCATGAACCGCATGATGTGCGGTTCCAATCCATATTCGTTGACGGGTGAATCCGgcaaaagagaagaagatgaGTTAATATTTACACTTTCGGATGACGGATCCTCACTTTTTACCCCATCGTGTtgtatttgattttgaggAGGCCGCGACTGCGAAAGGGCTAGGGAAGCGTTTGTCATTAACTCGCGCAAAAGATACTCGGAATGTCCGACAGCTGAAAACTCTAAAGAGTCTAATTTTAACAAAGGAGCACGAAAGAAATGAGCCCGCAAGTGCCCCGATACAATTACCTGTACACCGCCTTGATACTGATATAAAATGCTTGCCCTTGACGATTCCACAAAATACCCATTGTTTGGAATGGCAAATTCCTTTGTATTTCCCAAAAGGAACGACATCTTTTTAAGTTTGCCGCAATAACTCAGATATAAGAAGCGCGGAAGTGCTGCATACGATAATTCAAACAATTTCGGCTCCTGGTTTGGCGAATCTTTGTAGTCGATGTTATAGCGAAATGTTCCCTTTTCAGTATAAAAATCATGCACAAATCGTCTCCAATACCCAATATCATCTTTCATGGTACTTTCCCATCCTGACATTAACTGTTCATTATATTGTAATAATCGCAAAACACCGTATCCTAGTATATTCGAGCCATTATGATACATCATGGACGCATAGTTTGCAACCATAGCTGCGAAATTTACAAGAAAGCCACCAGCGCTGCAGAATTGGATTTGTTCAAAGTGCAAAGCGCTTGTGAAACATTAACGGCCGGAGCCCGCCATGCATGGTTAACCCTTTAAGTGAATTAGAGATTGGCACGCTACGTTAAAGacatttagaaaatgtgATGCGCTGTGTTATTACAAACGGCTTGTATTTGGGTGAAGATAGCATCTTTCAAACGCCTGAATTTGTGATATAAATTAacattttacaaattaaaatatagaataaaaaattccttcGTAATTTACCTTGTTCCCATTTTTTACACTGATTTCGAGTATCAATATTAATGAGATCAACGCCAGTTTTCCGTATGCCCTTTATCAATGTTCtcttattttgttttaaacaCCACCTTTCAATTCgatatattaaaaagaatgaaaaatgtATGTGAGAGTATGTCAAGATAACTTGCAAAGTAAGAGTCAGCAGattaataaatagaaaataatatttaaaaagatttaggAATGTCTTGgtttgattattttaatatgttGTAAGGTTCCTTTCCGAATGTATACAAGCAATCGTAGTTTACAGATCACAAAATCggtaatttattttcagtGTCTCTATACATTATTACTTATTTGATGATTAGTtcttgaatttgaagatcATCAAAATCATTGCCCTTACTAAATAttgttgaaataaaaattttgcatcGGTATTAAGTTTTGTGTTTGTATACCTCGAAAtcaaccaaaaaaaattttttaaatggtGTCGCATAGTGTaatgtttataaattaagtaaaaaaggCTTGATTTCAGGAAAGATTTGATATAGTTGATGTATCTCgaattactttattttgaaaaaaagcaatgaaTGCGATATTGCAAGAGAAATCattcatcaaaattttttcgttATACAGAACAACAGCACAGTTAGTATTTCTTGATAATACTGATTACAATTAATatggttttttttagaacTAAAATTGATTACTAATTCATTCTTTGGTCTAATTTCTATATCGTTTTTCGAAAATTACTACTCCATTAATGTTTCTCTAGctgttttatttacttaCTTTAAATATTTCTCACTATAGCACGTGAGTGTAACGAGGTAACAAAATTGACTATATGAAACGAGAGTTagtttcaaagaaaaggaaaagcaGGTAATTCTTTTACGGTCATTtatcattgattttttaggtataaaaaaattttgtgtCGAAGAGttgtgaaatttttaatagattaCTCAACACATGATTTTCTAGATGAGAACTGTAAAGTGTGTTCTTGGTtgtgaaaagaaaacatatAACGAtgaataaagaaaaataaaaatctcGCTGTCCTATTTAATGTACTTCCATTTTTCGCGTTTTAATATGTTATAAACACATATCGAATTTAAAAGTGTTGTAGAGTTGTTTTGTTATAGTTTGTTACATTACTCCAACTTGCTACTTTCTAAAACGTTCTGTCCATATACCGTACTGCAAACCTCACCACCGTAATGCGCAAAAGTGCATATTTGGACACAAGCGATGTCAACGGTTGCTACACACTTCTTCCCCAACCACTCACATCCTTCCAGAAATTTGAGGATGAAGCAGGGTTAGGGTTTTAAAAGGTATATATACCGATCAGACGCCTTCATAAGCCAACGTTCTACTTCCATGAGTCTGAAGGAGCCACATCAAATTAATATGCTAGGACGCCAAAGTAGTGGAGACAAGAGGTTTATTGATTGATTATCTGATGTTGAAAGGCTTAGGTTCTTATCGTAAATGGCTTGTATTTTGTGTGTTACATTTATTGATATTAGGATGGTTCTCCTTCAGGCTCTTGGAAAGCGTTCGCCTGTATCTGTGTTGTATTTTTTGGAGAGATTCTAGTCTGATTCTAGTCGTTTGATTGTACAGTATGTCTGTCGTGTATGGTTGctttattgtttttctgGGATTAAGTCATCTTGGTGCAGTAATTGGTACTGTGTTGGTAGAAAAACCTACCATATTCCTTTTTGCGCTTGCTGTGGTATCTTTTTGACTATAGTTTGAGATTAACTGGGTGTTAAAGCTTAGTAGGGGGTAAATCCCGTACGCATACTGAAACCTTGAACTCAAACTGAATCTTTGTCGTTCTTTAAGTGCCTTGTTAAACTTGTTTGTAAAGGTATGTTCGCCGTATGCTGATTGATGTCTGAGTACAACGAAGCTGTTCTGATGATATTATTATGTCTTCTTTACCCGTCCTATCGACTATGACGATAACTTTGTCTCCACTATAGGTGGAGACCATACTTGCCAGTATCTTCGATGTCTGAATTGTTTTCGTTGTTCCAGTATCTTAGTAATCTCTGTATTGTGTATAATCTTTCAGTGTActaacttcttttttaggTGTATTTGTGCgaaactttcaaatttcttgCTATGCTTAAACTCGCGAACTAAACGTGTATGTTCTGTATGGTGAAAATAATGTGTGTTTTTCGTGTAGCTACTCCTGTACGTACGAGTTATGGTGGAGATTGGACTTTACATCCTTTTAGTTATAAACATATATAGTGCTGTATTGCTTTTTGGATTGTTCGGCgaaggtttttttttgcattgaTCAACAGGTGATGAAATTTCCATTGAACATTCGCAGTTTCCCCGGAGCGGCATACGAACCCAATTTTGCCGCAGATGTCGTGCATAGTCCTTCCTTTGGATGTCTGATGTTGATCTTGcaaatttttcctttttttttttttaattaaatttttttgtgttGTGTTTGGCTTGTAGTTGTAGTGGTGATAAAGGTTGATTATCATGTTCTCCAATATAGAGTAgttaaactttttcttgttgTGATGGAAATTGTAGTCTGGTTGATTTATTGAATTCAGTCTATTTAGAATTGCTTGAAAATACtcttaataaaattgttgCAATGCGTAGAATGGCAATTAACTCTACATAGGTTAAGTAGTCTTTCtataaagtaaataaatcatctctaaaaatttgaaagcatGTTTAGACAATATACATACAGAAACGCATCAGATTAACTAGAATGAagacaaaaatattaaacgTTTGGAAAATTATCTACAAATTAAATGCCAGATTTATCATCCGTATTTTCTAAAGACGCATCACTGTCCCCAGTTCGATCCAATAAATTTGAGATCTCTTTTAGAAACGAGGTTTCTGTTGTAGGAGCCAGCAAAACAGCGAGGAGAGTTTCACTTTTGGGGAAAGAagataatgaaatatttcCAGCTTCCACTAAGCTCAAAAGTCGACGCACCGTAGATATGCCACTCTGAATCACATAACGAAAAGGATTCGTAGTAGGATACTGCGATGCTACACGTGATGGTGGATTAAGGGAAGGATGACCTGATAATAGTATGAGTAGGCGTAACAtggaaacaaaaaatcccTCGCCTATATTACACCAATTTGCCGCTTGTTCCGATTGTTTAACATAGGAAACGGTAGCTgctaaacaaaaaaatgactGCTGCAATAAGGGTAACCTTCGCTCGCATATTTTAAGGCAGTGGCGGTTAAATTTTGGGACAACAGAAGCAAGAAGTAGAAAAAGGGagtctaaaaattttggattgTTATCAAAAATAGCTTGAAAGTTTGTCTTGTTGTTAGCATCTTTGGCTAGTAATTTGGCATAGGCATTAATGGCGGGACCAGCATAGGGATGGGTAGCAGGTGTGTAACTAGGTATAGAGGTTGGAAGGGTGTCatttaaaatagttttaCTCTTCTTTCTGTTAAATGGagaaaaagacaaaataaatagtaaaacGTGACGAGCAACGTCGACATTCGGTagaatgaaattttgagaaaGTTGACAAAGTACGATTAATACATCTTTATGCAAATCCAAGGTATTTCTTGATGAACGTAGAAGGGAAGTGGCATGAAAATTAAGACTTTTGACTACACGAATGAgtagaggaaaaaaatctgGATTTTGTACCAAAACGTTTTGGTTGGCCTCAAAGTGAGAGAgatttctaaaaataaCGAAAACAGCTAACAAATTTTGCTCCGAATTATGAACATCAATAGCATTGATGCtatcttttgttttgttttcgCTTagtgaatttgaaaagtcTTCTCTGGAGAACTGCGATATCTCTACGCAACAATTGTAAAGAAGTTGTCTATAAGAAGGACGTTTATCGGCGATTTCCATTAAATCCTCATTAGGAAGAACAGATAGCAGATTATCAAGGCACTGAGTTGCAACGTCAATCAACGCATCAACTACATCCTGGCACTCACTTAACGGAAACATCCATTTTTGATCATTTGTTAATATAAGTAAAACGTTCATTGCATAcgttatttctttttccaaagtAGATTGCAGGCTCATGCACAAGGCTTGAATGTTTACAGTCCCCAGATCTACGATTGAAGGCATCTGAAGCCGAAGCAAAGATTCATCGAGCCTATACGTGGCCGCGACATTCAAGGGATAACCCAACATAGGATCGATGGGCTTTTTTATCGGTTGATAAGCAACGGGTTCGGCAGAATCAACAGGAGCTGCCGAAGAAGAAGTTTGAACGGTGGGCGGAGTGGGTCGAGTCGGAGCAGAAGGGTATGGTGGAGCATTT
This region of Schizosaccharomyces pombe strain 972h- genome assembly, chromosome: II genomic DNA includes:
- the ldb1 gene encoding LIM domain binding protein, whose product is MVANYASMMYHNGSNILGYGVLRLLQYNEQLMSGWESTMKDDIGYWRRFVHDFYTEKGTFRYNIDYKDSPNQEPKLFELSYAALPRFLYLSYCGKLKKMSFLLGNTKEFAIPNNGYFVESSRASILYQYQGGVQVIVSGHLRAHFFRAPLLKLDSLEFSAVGHSEYLLRELMTNASLALSQSRPPQNQIQHDGVKSEDPSSESVNINSSSSLLPDSPVNEYGLEPHIMRFMEITETISGMRDLIAFTLAQRSGPTSALHKFATALQQQHQMQKSTSSNIPYANPAPSGFNGSPRNGDVASLASNYRYAKQPPTMPANAISQANRLLDQNNIPNMDPSILPQSMPIASVPPYSLQGIKRQGTHSPMVEGENPNNNPNFYSSDMLNAQKRTKV
- the sol1 gene encoding SWI/SNF complex subunit Sol1, which encodes MNNQGFVPASDYPTAVSYPTQGQSYNTQEEQPAYPQRFSTSQGMYAAEYGNANMMNTSENEPNNLAHSQPFRQSPSTQRNLPNQSFDFASNGAWNGSGSVKYSSPMMPSSRIPFQQEKEAAMQQQQQQQQQQQLYQRQMQSREALLSQQIPPNQIGINAHPAVRQTPQPAPSPNTPSGNANQLTPAYAASFDKFMVSLISFMEKRGTPIKSYPQINNTPINLMMLYALVMRAGGSRQVSAHNFWPKISASLGFPSPDAISLLIQYYNSYLLPYEEAWLAAQQQQKSLQQAKANHSANVQSRPKNYPQKPVQTTPEAVHANGSMHGSLHSKSPSPAFTANRFSPAAPTTVSSERNAPPYPSAPTRPTPPTVQTSSSAAPVDSAEPVAYQPIKKPIDPMLGYPLNVAATYRLDESLLRLQMPSIVDLGTVNIQALCMSLQSTLEKEITYAMNVLLILTNDQKWMFPLSECQDVVDALIDVATQCLDNLLSVLPNEDLMEIADKRPSYRQLLYNCCVEISQFSREDFSNSLSENKTKDSINAIDVHNSEQNLLAVFVIFRNLSHFEANQNVLVQNPDFFPLLIRVVKSLNFHATSLLRSSRNTLDLHKDVLIVLCQLSQNFILPNVDVARHVLLFILSFSPFNRKKSKTILNDTLPTSIPSYTPATHPYAGPAINAYAKLLAKDANNKTNFQAIFDNNPKFLDSLFLLLASVVPKFNRHCLKICERRLPLLQQSFFCLAATVSYVKQSEQAANWCNIGEGFFVSMLRLLILLSGHPSLNPPSRVASQYPTTNPFRYVIQSGISTVRRLLSLVEAGNISLSSFPKSETLLAVLLAPTTETSFLKEISNLLDRTGDSDASLENTDDKSGI